Within Nitrospira sp. MA-1, the genomic segment CACCCTGCTTCTCGCGCCAGCGACGTTTGGGAACCCAGGAACGGGCCCGTCAGATCGAGAAAGGTGTACTGGATGTCTTTCCGCTCTTCGGCCGAGAGTTCCCTCGCTAGTTCTTTCGAGACATACCCGAGGCCGGCACCCACTTCCACGATGCGTTTGGGCTTGGGAGAAAGCCAGCCCATTTGCCGAAGGGTTTTGCCGAGTAGCCGCCCATAGGTAAGCCCGTTCATGGCTTCGCAGGGTTCACGAAATAAATGCGAGACGGTGGTTTCGATTATTTCAAAATGCCCATGGGGTCCTTGAATACCCTGAACGTGAAATTTGGACAGATGATCTTCAGTTTCAGCCTGGACGTTTTGATGCCACCCTTCCCGCACTTTTTGCAGCAACAAATCCCATTTCGCTTCCGCACTGTGTCCGCTAGGCGGTTCAGTTCCATAGTAAGCTAAGGAAAACCGTGGTTGAGCCCACCGTTCTAAATGCCAGCGACCATTGTGTTGGGTCGGGCTGCAGACCCATTTGCCATATTGATTGAGGAGTGCGCCAATGGTCATCCGTCCATCCATCGCGCCGAGCAGGGCTGTGCCCATGCGATTGAGCCGAATCAGGGGTAACTCTTCATCAAGCGGGGCCACCCACCATTCATCCGGCGCATGCTGGTAAATCACAATGTCCGGCATCCGCCAGGCACGTTGATTGAGGATGTCCCCCTCTAAAATTTGGCGGCTAACGCCGGCCCAGGTATCGGCGGTCGGTTGAGAGGCGTGGGTTTGGGTCATGGGTTTCTATTCGTTATATGGAAGTCCAAACACCAAAAGAAGTTGCCAGGGTACCCCAATGATCCAAAAGGCTGCAACCATGGATCATTCAGAATTTATGGATTTGGCCTTACAGCTTGACGATGTATATCGGATATCTTGCTTGAGGATTGCCAGTAAACAAGCGCTGGCAGGTGAACGTCTCGCAGGTGTGTCCACAATTCGCGTGCCACCGTAATGTTCTGTGTTTCCGGGGTTCGTCCAGGCAGGCGAGGCCCTTTTGTTTCGGCCAAAGGCCCCAAGACCATTGACGCCCTGGCCCCATGAGAGGGGAGGGACGCCAGCCTGCGGAGGGCGGACCAACTCGCGGAGCCTGTCCTGAGTTTTCGAAGGGCTCAAACGAGGCTCGCCAGCGGATGAGAGCGTCCCTTCCTTGAGCCAGACGGCAGGCGTCGGACCATGGAAGAAAACCCTTTAGGGACACACAAAAAAGAGCGAAGAACCCTCTATTCTGTTTGATCCACAACCATTCCTTTCCTTACAGAAGGAGGAGGGGAAATCAAAGTCCCAGCAATGATTATTTTGTGGTCTGTGTAGGCTTTTGTGCCAGAAGACTGGCAAAGGCGGCCTCTCCGGAATCGACCTCCTGATACCGCAGTACCCGAAACCCTGGAAGTAAGGTCAATAATTCATTCCGCTCCAAGAGGAAGGTCCTGTTAAATTGTGGGCGGTATTGCAAATGATCCACCGTATAGGTTTCGATCAGGACCATCCCGCCCGGTTTCAGTGCCTGCGCAATTTTTGGAAAGAGGTCCCGCTGCAAATAGTAGGTGCAGATAATGAGATCAAAAGTATCGGGAGGAAGGATGTATTGTTCCAGGTCGGCGACCAGGGTGGTTATGGTCACGCTTTTTTCGGAAGCCAGGGCCTGAGCTTTTTTGAAGCCCGCCTCCGAAATATCGACCCCGGTGACCTGAAAGCCTTTTGTGGCTAAAAAGACGCCGTTGCGTCCTTCACCCATAGCCAGGTCCAGGGCCGCTCCTTTGGGTAAAAGGTCGACATGGTCTGTTAAAAACTGAATGGGGTCTCGTCCGAATAGATAGTTTTCGGTTGTATATTTATGATTCCACCGCTCCTTGTCTTCTTCCGCGGCCCAGGAGGAGTCACTGGCCATGAATCCAACAAGGACGAACGGAGTCAGAAGACCCAGGACAAATATTTTGGAAAATTTTGGGAATAGGGAAACGCGAATCATCTTCATGTGACCTCCACAGCTGTTGAGAGAACCATATCGTATCTCTGTCAGGCAATGAAAGAATATCACCATTTCTTCAGTGGTCTTTCTCGGGTCCAGTGGGTATCATGACAAGGTTTGGGCCATGAATCAAAAATTCTAGGAGAGAATTATATGCCGGCTTATATCGTCACGTGGATTCATTTGTTAGCGGCTATTACCTTCATTGGCGGATGGATGTTCGTTCAGCTGGTTGTCAGGCCGAGTTTGACCGAAGGCAAAGCCAAACTACCGTCGTTGGATGCGCTTGAGATGGTCAAAAAAGTCGGCCAACGGTTTAAAATGGTGGGGTGGGTAAGCTTGATGACGCTGGTCTTTACCGGAGCGTCCCAGTTGCTGGATGAAAGCGGATCGGCTCGTATTGAAACCAGTTGGGGCTTAATCATGATGCTCAAGCTCTTTGTCTTTGCCGTCGTGGGAGGGCTCATCTTTGTTCATGATCTGATTGTCGATCCCTACGGTGCTTCGGTGAAAGGCAAACAGCAGGAGGCGCAGCCACTCATGTTTTCCGGCAAAGTGGTCTGGATGCAACGAACCATTTTAGGTCTGAGCCTGGCCGTTTTATTTATTGCGGCGTATTTAACTTCCCTTTGAGTTGAGAAACGTTTCCTTTGTTGCGAGCCGATTGTGGTCAATAAATCCCTCTACTGAACAACCCGACCTGTTTTCTCTAGGGAGCGTGGGAGAGGTTTAGGCCCCCTACATCGATCTTTCTCTTTTTCCAAACCTATGATACAACCTGGCGAACGTGGGGATGTCATGATCTTTCACACGTCACCGAGGAGGGGATGATGGCCAAAGCATTTTCTGTTGCGTCCTGGAATGTGGAGCATTTCGGAGCGATGCCCAAAAATACGGCGAAGCCGAAAAAACCGGTTGAACCCATTATCGAATATCTGGCTCAACAAAATGCCGATGTGGTTGCGGTGTATGAAGTCGTGGGTTCGACGGTATATGACACCATCGTGACTGTGATGCCGAACTACCAGTTTCATATTACGGAAGGGCCTCAAACACAGGAAATTCTGATAGGCGTGAAGCGAACCTTCTCGAGTTTTTATACTCAACGGCTGGAATTTAAATCAGGGATATCTGTTCTGCGTCCCGGGTCCTTGCTGACGATTCAAGTGGATGGGAAAGCCTATCCCCTGTTGTTTTTGCATTTAAAAAGTCTGACGGAACCTCGAGGATTCGGCTTGCGGGATGATCAGACCGAACGGGCGCTCAAATTGCGAAAAGTCCTGGATAAGGCATCGTGCAGTGAGGGCCAAGCGAATTATATTTTTCTGGGGGATCTCAACACGATGGGGATGAATCTGACGTTTAGTTCGAAGGATGTCAGTGCAGACGAAGAAGTCCAACGTCTCCAGAGGCGGGTGAAAAACCGGAAGATGCAGGTGCTTGACAAGTCCTATCCGGAGACCTACTGGCCGGGTTCGAAGTCCTCCTACTTACCGGGCAACCTTGATCATGTTGTCGCGGCGGACCATTTGCGGTTCAAGGCCTTTGGGTCCGCCCACATCGATATTCGCGGTTGGCCGCAAGAAACCACGCCTGAGAAAAGAGATGCGTGGACCAAGAAATATTCCGACCACGCGCTTCTGTATTTCGAAGTGCAAAAAGTGTAGAGCCTTTTGCTCTTGTCAGCTTCCTGGTTTTCCGGCGGTTGTCTTAAGGCTCGTGTGTGCTTTCTTCCAAGTTCCTCTTCGCCATTCCATCCAGTGGTACAATATCCGGAAGCTTCAGGAATCATGGAAATGCCACATTCCAGGATCAACCGTATGACTTCCGGAGAGTTACCCTGTGCCAGAAAATCCTTGTGCAAAAACAGGTCCGGAGGTTGAATCGTTGGTGATTAACGGGAAAAGGCCATAACCCGGCTATGGCCCGGGATCAGATCATTGGCCAACTCCGTGAAAGGATTGTGGCATTTGCGACATCTCGTGGATCAAGGGATGTGGCTGAAGATTTGGCTCAAGAGGTTCTCATGGTTCTACACGAGAAATATCCTCAAGTCACGGAATTAACTGAGCTGGTTCCTCTGACCTTTCAAATTCTCAGGTATAAAATGCTGGATCTCCATCGAAAAAACCTCCGACGGGGCGAATATCATCAGGAATCCATTGATGATCGGCCGCTTGCAGATCCTGGAGATGATCCAGCCGTGCAGGCCGAGCAGAAAGAGCGGGTAGGGCAATTGATCGACGGGCTTCAGCAACTGGGTGAGCGTTGCCGGGAACTATTCCGGTTGAAACTTCAAGGCCACACTTTTCCAGAAATTCAACAGATATTCGGTGAGCGATCCATCAACACCATATATACCTGGGACTCCCGCTGTCGAAAACAACTTCTCGCTTTCCTGGGAGGACGCTGGGAGACCACCATCCATCAGGCTGTTGAAGGCAAAAGGAAAATCGGACAGAAGGATTTATAATGGCCACATCCTGGGAACATCTGCTTGGCGGCTATGCCACCAATACGCTGACCGACGAAGAAAAGCGGAAATTATTTAAGGCCGCCCTCAACGATCAGGTCCTCTTTGATGCCTTGGCCGATGAAGAAGCCTTGAAAGTCATGCTCGCCGATCCTGAGTCACACCGGCGCATTCTGGCCAAGCTAGAAGCAACAGAGCGTTCCGGTGATGTTTCGGATGAGAAAGTGAAATGGGTGAGCTGGTTTAAGGAGCACACGTCACTTGCCTGGGCGGGGAGTATTGCTGCCGTGGGGCTGGCTCTTATCTTTGGGTGGCAAATGGAAAAAGAATGGGGGCCGGTGGTCAGTCAGGAGCAGGAAGCCGCGAATTCCTTATCAAGAGAGGAACTCCCATTTCGGACACAAAAACCTTCGGATGAAGTTACATCGTCGTTACAGAAGGAGGCACTGGAGACCAAACCGACTCAGCCGGAGCCAATTAAGGGGGAACGTCAAGTTAGAGCCAAATCGGAAAGCGACGCGAGAGAAAGCGGTCTAGCCATGAGGCGCCAAAGAGCACATGAACAAGTGGCTCAATCCCCACCTAAGCCATCGGCTTTGATTCAGCCTAAGGTTGGGCGCTCCGTTCAGCCTTTTTCGGTTCCTGCGTCGCCTGATGTGCCGATAGCGGAAAGGGTCCCGCACGCCACAGCCCCTGGCAGGATAGCCGATCAAACTATGGATGAGGCAACTGAACTACCACCAAGTGTCCAGGAACTGTTTTATGCTGCAAGTGGCTCGCTAGTCGATGAAGTGATTGGTGATGAAAACGATAACGATAGGGACGATCAGACTTTTCAGGAAGGCCTTTCCAGATCCGGAAAACCCGCTTCCAAAAAGAAGACGTTGTCCGTCCCCTTGGAGCAAGATGTGTCTGGTGGTGCAGCCATGCACAGTGTCAGAGGGATCCGATACAGCTTTGTCCAACAGACGAAAGAGGGCAAAGATGAGGAGGTGGAAATACGACAGATAACGAGGAATTGGTCGGAAATTCGACTGGCAGTAGAACCAAACGTGTCAGGGTATCTCTATGTATTGGCACCGTTGGGCAATGGCAATGGGCGGAAGTTTTTACCCTTGGAATCAGATAAGGGGGGACAAGCTGAAGAGGGGATCAAGGTGAAATCATTCCAACGGGTGGAATATTCACTTAGTCAATTGCCGGATAACTCAAGCAAATCCATTGCTCCTTCTTTAACCGTTTTGCTTTCATCTACGCCGCTTAACGACCTGAGCCAATGGCTGGAAAGTGAAGTTGATATGTCAGATTTTCAAATTGAACGGACGGGAGGTGCGGTGTTTGTTGTAGAAAGAAACTATTCGAAGGACAAGCCTTTCAGTCTAGGACTTTCTTTTTGATTATAAAAATTTACGCCAAAAAATTGATAATTATTTCAAGAATGGTAGGGACGATGTCCCCATTTAATAATCCGTTGAGGTTTTTGTCAGTAATTTCTTTCTTGCAGTGGTGACGATTATGTCCAATTTGTCAGCTATGTCTTGTGTCTGGTTTATTCTTTCCAATTCACAAATATCAATTACTTTTTTGTGTTGAATGGCATTTGAAGTTAATGACCAGGCTGCTGCTCTACCTATCATCAAACGATTCCAATCTCCCTTCACATCAAACCAGGGAAGTGCTTCGATAATTCTTGCAACAGGTTCTTTATTACCTGTCGCCATGAAATTTCCCCATAATGAATCAAGAACCCAAGCGCCTTTTTCAAGAGGAATTTCAGTTACTGACATGGGATTATTTTCGAAAAGAATGTTGAGATCATCCGTGAGGGTTTGTCGTTTTTGAAGAATTCCATGCACCCTTGTTTTTGAGTTGGTGAAATTGGCATACCAGAGGCTTAACACCATTACCCTATACTTGGAGTCCGGCAATGTTTTGAAAGTCTCCATCCATTGAGTGACTTGGTTTTCATTTGCATTAAAAATGCCGGATAGAAAACCAAAAGTAGGAGGAAATGCTTTAGTATCATCAAGGATATTCTGATCGCTCAAATACTGAATTGCCGAAGAAATTTTTTCAGGTTCTGGGTTAAGGTAATAATAGGTCATCCATTTGGTAAATTCTTCCTTGGTTTGCCATTCAGCTTCCGCTGGCCCATAACTAAAAAAGAAAAAAACTGAAAATAACACCAAAATTGTAATTCTCATTCTATTCCCTTTTCTGGGCCCGTCTTCCCTTTAATCCTAACTAAGAAATCCTATTAATAAATAGTTTAAAAATTCCGGACACCTTTTCAAATCTGGTTTCATTTTCTGTTTTAAGTAAAGGCAGGACGGAAAGGAAAGGGTTGCCCTCGTATCAATTTATTCGTGAATTTTTCTCATGGTTGCTCTATTTTTCGGTGTTTCAGAAATTTTTCTGAAAGGATTTTAACAGTCCTGCCATACCCCCCCCTGTGGAGCGGCATGGGGCCGCTGCAAAGAAGGAGGTAGAACATGAACGTTACAAATGGCAGGAAACGATGGTGGGGTTTGGTGGTTAGTGGAGCGCTGGCCGGGTTATAGGCTCTTGTGGGAGCGGGTTTTCTCGGTACGGGAACACATCAGGTCTCCACTGCCCATGCCGGTACCTATCCCAAAAAGTGTGGGTGAATGGAGATCAATGCGGAAGTCTGGTAGGGCTGGATCCGGAAGGAAATTTCATCCCAGCCTTCCCCTCCAAGAAAACGGAGGTGTCTATCCAGGTCAGCAGTCCGTTCGCCCGGGCTCAGGTGACCCAGTAGTTCGCAAATCCCTATTAATATGCTGAATATGCACGAGAACATCAGCACCCTCCGTATGAGTAAAACAGGAGACCATGAATGAAAGTAAATTAAAACCACTATAGAGTGAAAATGGTTGCAGGTACGGTTACATCATTCCTTATCCAACCACGATTCAATGAATATCCTTTTCTAGATTTGGCTGCTTCCTCGCAGAGGGTTTAGAGAAAAAATTTAGAACTGATTGGTGCCCTGCCTGTTTCTCGACAGGAATAGGTTAAGGGATTGTGAGGAGCGTCGGGTATCTCAATGCCCGTCTCCCTAGGAAAATGTTCATTTTTAATCTGTGCGATCTATAGTACAATCTTCTTCCTTTTCCAAAAGCGAATGGGGCGATTTTTAAACGTGCGTACCTCCTATCTGAAATAGTTAGGGAATTGAGGCTATCTATGGGACATGTGGTAAATGGACGCATAGTAGGGCATATGAAACGCTGCCGTGATTTTCAATTCAGTAAGAACCAAAGGGCTATCTCCGGTACGTTTGCCTTCTTGGTGAGCCTTCTTGCAAAGGGGGGTGTTATGACGATTGGAAAGTTGACTAGGCAAATTTCGCTTGTCATGGTGTTCCTCCTTTCCGGATGTGGAGGAGTGCAGTCGAAACAGATTACCGCATTGAAGGGTTCCCAGTTACCAGAAGAGCAAGGGTGGGAGGTTTCCACCAACGCTGTTCGCCCATTGGACGTGGTGACAAATGGGAGTCATTTAACACTCAACACGATTGGAGTCCTCAGAGCTACCGACCAACTTCCAGGGAAAGCGTTCATGTGGTTTTACAGGGACATTCCTTTGGACTTCCAATCAGGATTTTCAATAGAATTTACTTTGCAAGTGCACAAGGTGGAGCAACCCCATAATTTTCTTGATTCGGGCATTATGTTTTATGGTTCTATCGATACCTCTGCCGGTCCGTTCGCAGAAGAACCACGCAGCCATATGATTTTCTTTGACGAGGATGCCATTGGATGGGGAGACGAAAAAAGGAAGTTTGCGATGGATACCACCGACAAATTCCACACCTACACTTTAAGGGTTGAGGTCGGAAAATTTGCCCAATTTTATGTTGATGGGAAACTTGCTTTGAAACGAAATGACTGGGTGGGAATACCCAGAATCGGGTTTGGGGATATGACGAATGATGATGGGGTCAATGGAAAGTTTTCCATAGGAGACATCATTGTGACATCCGATTCCCAAGGTCTCCCTTCCCGACCTGCCCCCCGCCGTCACCTCATACCCCCTTCGCGACGCGGTGGTTAGGGCACCCATTCATAAACCAAAACCATAGCCTCACCGTCAGTTATTGACCTAGTCTTTCCCATTCCTAGACTCAGCATAATACGAAGAGGGGAAGGGGAATAATTCATTATAGGTCTTTTCCCATTCTTCTAAGGGGTCTTTGTGGCCTTTGGAAACGATTTCAAGAAAGGAACCATATTGTTGGGCTCGAGCACCATCAATGATCTGTGTGAGCCCATATTCTTTGCGAAAATTATATTCTGCAAACGCTGCCGAGGCACATTGAAGAGGAAAGAACCAGTCTCGCTCCTGATTGGTATGATAATCCTTTAAATACAGCCGTATTTCATTGAATATTTTGCAGTATTGATTGGCCCTCAACCATTTACCCCACACCAACTTATTGGCCTCATCTTTGGTAGGGCTCGTTTTTTGATTCCAGTCTAATTCACCAGTGTCTATGCGTTTCTGGGCAAATTCAGGCAGGAAGTGTTTCAATTGGCCAGAAATACCATTGAAACCGGCCAGCTTATGGCCAGGCTCAATCATAAATATTTCACAATCCACCTGGTGCAACATGGACTCAAGCAACCCTTCGCGGTTGGCCAATACTCTATCGGGAGCCTGCCATAGGGTTTCTGTCACATTGTAAATTTCCTGAAGGATCTTCTCCTTCGATGCTTCAGAAAGGTTTTGAATGGATTCATGAGGTGAGGCATGAATGTCTTTTTGTAAATAAGTCAGAACAATCTCATATAGGGGATTGGTGGATATTCTTTTTCTGCGATTGAACATACCTCCTAGTTTTTTTAACAACCCCATACAAGACCTCCACGAGTAAGGAGTAGGTTTCCCATACCCGGAGATTCATGAAGATAAGGAATCGACATGAAATCTTTTCCAATCTCTGCTAATGCTCTCACGAATTTACTTGCTGCCTGTTCTTCGAAAATTGGTTTCTGGCAGAGTGGGATTGAGCAAAAAATTGGCTTTCTATGTCACCGAGGCAATCCAATTTCGAGGGAGTAGTAGGGGCCTTACCAGCTATTTATTTTAATATAGCCAGGATTTGTCTAAATGGCCAGAGAATGAATGTAGCCGAATAATGGAAGCAGGGAGGCCTAATCTAGGTTTCTTTTGGGAAATTGGTGATATGGTGTCCAGCGATTCCACTACGTGAACGAACTGAAAAACTCTCTCTAACTTCTTCAACAAGATTCATTCATCAGTTTTTTGATCTTCCTGCGCCAAAGACTATTCTATCCCTTCCGGTTTTTCTCCTGTCTTTCAGGGGGGTTGGAATAGCCTCATTTGTGGTGAGGTAGATCAGGGAGAAACGGAGGACGTACGAACCAGGAGTGTGGGCAGGAGATCGTTCACCTCACATGTCAATCGGATGGCGCCGTGATGAAAGTTACCCGGGATCTTAGCTGCAATGGTGTGATACCAAGGCGATGGTGCCGCTAAGGGGCACAGAGTATGGAG encodes:
- a CDS encoding class I SAM-dependent methyltransferase, whose product is MTQTHASQPTADTWAGVSRQILEGDILNQRAWRMPDIVIYQHAPDEWWVAPLDEELPLIRLNRMGTALLGAMDGRMTIGALLNQYGKWVCSPTQHNGRWHLERWAQPRFSLAYYGTEPPSGHSAEAKWDLLLQKVREGWHQNVQAETEDHLSKFHVQGIQGPHGHFEIIETTVSHLFREPCEAMNGLTYGRLLGKTLRQMGWLSPKPKRIVEVGAGLGYVSKELARELSAEERKDIQYTFLDLTGPFLGSQTSLAREAGWTATAIQANAERMPLADRSVDLLIDNENLADMTPIQFTGDELLTFKGENPLHDEALDLIRRMRLPLRPPFPDEVIFNYGAIQFLQEVWRVLKPGGRAILVEFGIEDDWPSPVRLPGHTEYEVQFSHLRHVAKWLGFREQYCTLPQLLGMKRDINVLCTGAAYTLRRFCRELEKPFSVRAYTEKELGTALGALLPKLTGLHYHNVLDPAWFGLWDFKVLLVEKPGGMSIGQQPAFKESGGFRWYTQR
- a CDS encoding class I SAM-dependent methyltransferase, yielding MKMIRVSLFPKFSKIFVLGLLTPFVLVGFMASDSSWAAEEDKERWNHKYTTENYLFGRDPIQFLTDHVDLLPKGAALDLAMGEGRNGVFLATKGFQVTGVDISEAGFKKAQALASEKSVTITTLVADLEQYILPPDTFDLIICTYYLQRDLFPKIAQALKPGGMVLIETYTVDHLQYRPQFNRTFLLERNELLTLLPGFRVLRYQEVDSGEAAFASLLAQKPTQTTK
- a CDS encoding RNA polymerase sigma factor; its protein translation is MARDQIIGQLRERIVAFATSRGSRDVAEDLAQEVLMVLHEKYPQVTELTELVPLTFQILRYKMLDLHRKNLRRGEYHQESIDDRPLADPGDDPAVQAEQKERVGQLIDGLQQLGERCRELFRLKLQGHTFPEIQQIFGERSINTIYTWDSRCRKQLLAFLGGRWETTIHQAVEGKRKIGQKDL